A genomic segment from Leptolyngbya boryana PCC 6306 encodes:
- the petP gene encoding cytochrome b6f subunit PetP yields the protein MRGNTPRHLILSCQQLNKTQHPGKLLDGQVSEVAMEIGQKVRVRRLRDRVPQDVVKKLGATGVISQYKVVDGKGIGLLVQFEDKYSTWFFEDELETIG from the coding sequence ATGAGGGGTAATACCCCTCGACATTTGATTCTGTCTTGTCAGCAGCTTAATAAGACGCAACATCCTGGTAAACTTTTGGATGGTCAAGTATCAGAAGTGGCAATGGAAATTGGTCAAAAAGTGCGCGTTCGGCGACTGCGCGATCGTGTCCCCCAAGATGTGGTTAAAAAGCTCGGAGCAACTGGCGTTATCAGCCAATACAAAGTGGTTGATGGCAAAGGCATTGGTTTACTCGTCCAGTTTGAGGATAAATACTCAACCTGGTTTTTTGAGGATGAGTTGGAAACGATCGGCTAA
- a CDS encoding Get3/ArsA fold putative tail anchor-mediating ATPase NosAFP, with protein MAFILTFLGKGGTGRTTCAIAAAKKFAAQGKRVLLVGQDPTPAFGLALGTTVGVDPQEISANFSAVQLQTTTLLERSWEEVKKLEAQYLQSPILKNVFGQELTIFPGLDQLLALNALREFDSRYDVIIYDGAGNQDTLRLLGTPETLSWYIRRFRQVFIDSDLGKTVSMLIQPIAAAIFTNNNFVGDNFAQPTRQANDLLDQGKQAVNDPKRMAAFLVTTEDEAAIASAKYLWGSAQQIGLTVAGVLCNRSSDASAVSEAFQPLPISAIPVQPVNDWQSLIDALPELDHTSEAPRPIAVNVAERKVSLFLPGFDKKQVKLTQYGTEITIEAGDQRRNIDLPAPLRGQPVTGAKFQDGYLIISF; from the coding sequence ATGGCTTTTATATTGACGTTTTTAGGTAAAGGCGGAACCGGACGGACAACTTGCGCGATCGCGGCTGCCAAAAAGTTTGCCGCTCAAGGAAAGCGCGTTTTACTGGTCGGACAAGATCCGACTCCGGCTTTTGGTTTAGCACTCGGAACAACGGTTGGCGTTGATCCACAAGAAATTTCTGCCAACTTCAGCGCCGTTCAACTTCAGACAACAACGCTGCTCGAACGCAGTTGGGAAGAAGTGAAAAAGTTGGAGGCGCAATATCTCCAGTCGCCGATTCTGAAAAATGTGTTTGGTCAGGAATTAACGATTTTTCCAGGCTTGGATCAGCTGCTCGCTTTGAATGCCCTGCGAGAGTTTGATAGCCGCTATGACGTAATTATCTACGATGGTGCAGGCAATCAAGATACGCTGCGATTGTTAGGAACGCCTGAGACACTGAGTTGGTATATTCGTCGATTCCGTCAGGTCTTTATCGATTCAGATTTAGGGAAAACGGTTTCGATGTTGATTCAACCGATCGCTGCTGCAATTTTCACGAACAACAATTTCGTCGGGGATAACTTTGCCCAGCCGACTCGTCAAGCCAATGATCTGTTAGATCAAGGGAAGCAAGCGGTGAATGATCCGAAACGCATGGCGGCTTTCTTAGTGACGACTGAAGATGAAGCTGCGATCGCGAGTGCAAAATATCTCTGGGGCAGCGCGCAACAAATTGGCTTAACCGTTGCAGGCGTTTTGTGTAATCGTTCCAGCGATGCTTCTGCGGTCAGCGAAGCATTTCAGCCTTTGCCAATTTCAGCGATTCCGGTTCAGCCCGTGAATGACTGGCAGTCCCTGATCGATGCATTGCCAGAACTCGATCACACTTCTGAAGCCCCGAGACCGATCGCGGTGAATGTCGCCGAAAGAAAAGTAAGCTTATTCTTGCCGGGATTTGATAAAAAGCAAGTCAAACTGACCCAGTATGGGACAGAAATCACGATCGAAGCGGGCGATCAGCGGCGCAATATCGACCTGCCTGCGCCATTACGCGGGCAACCTGTGACAGGCGCAAAATTCCAAGACGGCTATTTAATCATCTCGTTTTAG
- the chlG gene encoding chlorophyll synthase ChlG, whose translation MTESSELQTERSAKTRQILGMKGADVKESSIWKIRLQLMKPITWIPLMWGILCGAASSGNYHWALEDVLKSAACMLLAGPLLTGYTQIMNDYYDREIDAINEPYRPIPSGAIPLNQVVIQIWFLLLSGVGLAYVLDRWAGHEFPTITVLAIAGSFLSYIYSAPPLKLKQNGWLGCYALGASYIAIPWWTGHALFGDLNPTIIILTLFYSFSGLGIAIVNDFKSVEGDKALGLKSLPVMFGVTTAAWICVAMIDVFQAGVAGYLMTIHQNLMATLLILLIIPQITFQDMYFLRDPIKNDVKYQASAQPFLVFGMLVTALALGHANI comes from the coding sequence ATGACTGAATCTTCTGAACTTCAAACCGAGCGCTCTGCCAAAACTCGCCAGATTCTGGGGATGAAAGGCGCAGACGTGAAAGAATCTTCGATCTGGAAGATTCGGCTGCAATTGATGAAGCCGATTACCTGGATTCCGCTGATGTGGGGAATTCTCTGCGGTGCGGCTTCGTCTGGAAACTATCATTGGGCACTCGAAGATGTGCTGAAATCTGCGGCTTGTATGCTGCTGGCAGGACCACTGCTCACAGGCTACACGCAGATTATGAACGACTACTACGATCGCGAGATCGACGCCATCAACGAACCGTATCGTCCGATTCCATCGGGTGCGATCCCTCTGAACCAAGTTGTGATCCAAATTTGGTTCTTGCTCCTCAGCGGTGTGGGACTTGCCTATGTTTTGGATCGTTGGGCAGGGCATGAATTTCCAACGATTACGGTACTGGCGATCGCCGGATCATTCTTGTCTTATATCTACTCAGCACCCCCTCTCAAACTCAAACAAAATGGCTGGCTAGGCTGTTATGCGCTCGGTGCAAGCTATATTGCGATTCCCTGGTGGACAGGACATGCTTTATTTGGCGATCTGAATCCGACCATTATTATCTTGACCTTGTTCTACAGTTTTTCGGGCTTGGGAATTGCGATCGTCAACGATTTCAAGAGCGTCGAAGGCGATAAAGCGCTAGGACTCAAATCACTTCCGGTCATGTTTGGAGTAACAACAGCGGCTTGGATTTGTGTAGCAATGATTGATGTTTTTCAAGCAGGAGTTGCAGGTTATCTGATGACCATTCATCAAAATCTGATGGCGACGCTGCTGATCTTGTTAATCATTCCGCAGATCACCTTTCAAGATATGTACTTCCTGCGAGACCCGATCAAGAACGATGTTAAATATCAAGCCAGCGCCCAACCCTTTCTTGTGTTTGGCATGTTGGTGACGGCGTTAGCATTAGGACATGCAAATATTTAG